CGGCATGGCCAGGGAGAAGATGGTTTCTGTGGTTTGGGTCATAGCGTGCTCATTGGTTGGTAATGGTCAGATTGACCTGTGGATGGGTACCGGCATTGCCCCCCTTGAAACTGCCCCGCTGCGGGGCAGCGTCGTAGGAGTCGCGCCCGACGGCAACCGCCACATAACGGTCATTGGCCAGCAGGTTATGCACCGGATCAAAGCCGATCCAGCCGCCTCCCGGTACCAGTACCTCGGCCCAGGCGTGGGTGGCGATCAGCTCTCCTTCGGCCAGGATACCGGGATCCATGTAGCCCACGACATAGCGGCTTGGCAGATGCCAGGAACGGGCAACGGTGATGAAAAGGTGGGCAAAATCCTGACAGACACCGGCCCGGTGGCGAACCGCATCCAGCAGATCATTATGCACAGCGGTTGAGCCGGACTCATAGGCAAGCACCTTGGGTATCCAGGCCATCAACTCCAGCAGGCTGTTCAGGGGTAGCTGCTCTGCTTCATAACGTGGCAGGGCGCAGTCCAGTTCAGCGGCCAGCTTCATCACCGCCGGCGTCAGGCTGCTGCGGTGCAGCAGGTAATCGTACAACGCCGGGGTCTGGCGCAGTTCCCGGGCATACCATTCCTTTTGCTGATGCGCAGGTACCGGTTCAAAATCAAAGGGGTTTTCCCGCAGGGTTTCCACCTCGGCAGTCAGGCGGGTGATCAGGCAGGTGTGGGGAGCGGTGACGCAGAAATAATCTACTCCATTGCCGAAGTAATCCTGATAGCTGTGCCGCTCTGCTGCCGGTTCAAGCTCAATGCGATGTGAGATCAGGCGCTGTCCCGCATCCTGACGGGGGGTCAGACGCAGCTCAAGGTGGTGTTCACGGACTGGCGTTGGATAGTCCAGTATGGTTTCGTGCTCGATCAGGTAACGCATCGGGTAAACTCCTTACTGAAAGAACTCTTCTGCCAGCGCATTATGGAACCCGGCCAATAAACTGAGTACCTGCTCCAGAAATTCATGTAGACCGTTGGTGAAGACCGTTTCCCCGTTTGAGGATGCCAGTAGTGACTGCAGGGCGGCAAATGCCGCGGCGGTCTTTTCCTTGCCCTCCAGCCCGATGTTGGCCAGGGCAGCTCCGGCACGGTCAACGGAAAAGACCAGCGAGCGGGGGAAGTCATGCTCAAAGACGGCAAAGTCAACCACCGCCTTGGGTTCAAAGCCGCTCTGGTTGGTGCGCCGGAACGCCTCAAAACCGGACAGAGATTTAAGCAGGGCAGCCCATTGGTAGTAGTCAAGTGCGGAGCCCACCAGATGAATATCCGGCAGAATGATATGGTATTTGACATCCAGAATCCGGG
Above is a window of Trichlorobacter lovleyi SZ DNA encoding:
- a CDS encoding transglutaminase family protein, which produces MRYLIEHETILDYPTPVREHHLELRLTPRQDAGQRLISHRIELEPAAERHSYQDYFGNGVDYFCVTAPHTCLITRLTAEVETLRENPFDFEPVPAHQQKEWYARELRQTPALYDYLLHRSSLTPAVMKLAAELDCALPRYEAEQLPLNSLLELMAWIPKVLAYESGSTAVHNDLLDAVRHRAGVCQDFAHLFITVARSWHLPSRYVVGYMDPGILAEGELIATHAWAEVLVPGGGWIGFDPVHNLLANDRYVAVAVGRDSYDAAPQRGSFKGGNAGTHPQVNLTITNQ